A genomic region of Microlunatus sagamiharensis contains the following coding sequences:
- a CDS encoding hemolysin family protein produces MALDLVWVLVGLVLTVGTGFFVASEFALVNLDRNELEGRQARGEKGVGLTINALKITSTHLSGAQLGITLTTLLTGYTMEPAISRLLSGPLGSLGLPEASVPVVGTIVGVGFATLLSMVLGELVPKNFALALPLRTAKVVIGFQTVFTAVFRPLIVLFNGTANRVIRALGIEPKEELSGARSAEELSSLVRRSAMEGLLDADHATLLNRTLRFSDHSAEDVMTPRVRMEKVRAEDTAADVVALSQRSGFSRFPVIGEDADDITGVVHVKQAFAVPAASRHTVLARDLAADPLFVPRSMGADTLLGLLRRGSFQIAVVTDEYGGTDGVVTLEDLVEELVGDLRDEHDRTRADLVHDGKAVVFDGALRPDELLERAAIKVPTDEEYETVAGFVTDVLDRIPEVGDEVGIDQGTLRVERVEDNHVERLRFTPTEPEESEHDLVVDELRLEAREGARRG; encoded by the coding sequence ATGGCGCTTGACCTCGTCTGGGTGCTCGTCGGGCTGGTCCTGACCGTCGGCACCGGCTTCTTCGTCGCCTCCGAGTTCGCGCTGGTCAACCTCGACCGCAACGAGCTCGAGGGCCGCCAGGCCCGCGGCGAGAAGGGCGTCGGCCTGACGATCAACGCCCTCAAGATCACCTCCACGCACCTCTCGGGCGCGCAGCTCGGCATCACCCTGACCACGCTGCTCACCGGCTACACGATGGAGCCCGCGATCAGCCGGCTGCTGTCCGGGCCGCTCGGCTCGCTCGGCCTGCCCGAGGCGAGCGTCCCGGTGGTCGGCACCATCGTCGGCGTCGGCTTCGCCACCCTGCTGTCGATGGTGCTCGGCGAGCTCGTGCCCAAGAACTTCGCGCTCGCCCTGCCGCTGCGCACCGCCAAGGTCGTGATCGGCTTCCAGACCGTCTTCACGGCGGTCTTCCGGCCGCTCATCGTGCTGTTCAACGGCACCGCGAACCGGGTCATCCGCGCGCTCGGCATCGAGCCCAAGGAGGAGCTCTCCGGCGCCCGCAGCGCGGAGGAGCTCAGCTCGCTGGTGCGCCGCTCGGCGATGGAGGGGCTGCTCGACGCCGACCACGCGACCCTGCTGAACCGCACCCTGCGCTTCTCCGACCACTCCGCGGAGGACGTCATGACCCCGCGCGTGCGGATGGAGAAGGTGCGGGCCGAGGACACGGCGGCCGACGTCGTGGCGCTGTCGCAGCGCTCCGGCTTCTCCCGCTTCCCGGTCATCGGCGAGGACGCCGACGACATCACCGGCGTGGTGCACGTCAAGCAGGCCTTCGCCGTCCCCGCCGCGTCGCGCCACACCGTGCTGGCCCGCGACCTCGCCGCCGATCCGCTCTTCGTGCCCCGCTCGATGGGCGCGGACACGCTGCTCGGGCTGCTGCGCCGGGGCAGCTTCCAGATCGCCGTCGTGACCGACGAGTACGGCGGCACCGACGGCGTCGTCACGCTCGAGGACCTCGTTGAGGAGCTGGTCGGCGACCTGCGCGACGAGCACGACCGGACGCGCGCCGACCTCGTCCACGACGGGAAGGCGGTCGTCTTCGACGGCGCGCTGCGCCCTGACGAGCTGCTGGAGCGCGCGGCCATCAAGGTGCCGACCGACGAGGAGTACGAGACCGTGGCCGGCTTCGTGACCGACGTGCTGGACCGCATCCCCGAGGTCGGCGACGAGGTCGGCATCGACCAGGGCACGCTGCGCGTCGAGCGGGTCGAGGACAACCACGTGGAGCGGCTGCGCTTCACCCCGACGGAGCCCGAGGAGAGCGAGCACGACCTCGTCGTGGACGAGCTGCGCCTCGAGGCGCGCGAGGGGGCCCGTCGTGGGTGA
- a CDS encoding FHA domain-containing protein encodes MNRCPNGHYTAAADYCDVCGAPVETPAGAPAGAPAPGPDAGPTPPALEPCPSCGTPHGPDALFCEGCGYDFTTGAMPRPLDPPDLGPGSVPAAGPEAELDLPEVPVPPPVARWVVEVWVDPDWYAESQSPDVVPSAGPPRTVVLTGRSALVGRPSASRNIHPDVDCADDSGVSRRHAQLTTDGTRFFVEDLESANGTFVAPSGGPLPEDPVPVGAKHELGADDRVYVGAWTRLVVRPATEDEAPDQPG; translated from the coding sequence ATGAACCGCTGCCCCAACGGCCACTACACGGCCGCCGCGGACTACTGCGACGTCTGCGGCGCCCCCGTCGAGACACCCGCTGGTGCCCCGGCGGGCGCACCGGCTCCCGGGCCCGACGCCGGGCCGACGCCGCCCGCGCTGGAGCCGTGCCCGAGCTGCGGCACGCCGCACGGGCCGGACGCGCTCTTCTGCGAGGGCTGCGGCTACGACTTCACCACCGGCGCGATGCCGCGACCGCTGGACCCGCCGGACCTCGGTCCGGGCTCCGTCCCCGCCGCCGGGCCGGAGGCCGAGCTCGACCTGCCCGAGGTGCCCGTCCCGCCGCCCGTCGCCCGCTGGGTGGTCGAGGTCTGGGTCGACCCGGACTGGTACGCCGAGTCGCAGAGCCCCGACGTCGTCCCCTCGGCCGGGCCGCCGCGCACGGTCGTGCTGACCGGCCGCTCCGCGCTCGTCGGGCGGCCCTCCGCGAGCCGGAACATCCACCCCGACGTCGACTGCGCCGACGACTCCGGCGTCAGCCGGCGCCACGCGCAGCTGACCACCGACGGCACCCGCTTCTTCGTCGAGGACCTGGAGTCGGCCAACGGGACGTTCGTCGCCCCGTCCGGCGGACCGCTGCCCGAGGACCCGGTCCCCGTCGGGGCCAAGCACGAGCTCGGCGCCGACGACCGCGTGTACGTCGGCGCGTGGACCCGGCTCGTCGTCCGGCCGGCCACCGAGGACGAAGCGCCCGACCAGCCGGGCTGA
- a CDS encoding hemolysin family protein, with protein sequence MGEYAPGLVALVVLLAVNAFFVGAEFAVISARRSQVEPRAEAGSKAARTALYAMEHATLMLATSQLGITVASLLILNVSEPAIHHLLEIPLGLTGLGVDVISVLAFVVALVLVTFLHVVFGEMVPKNLSFSVPDRAVLLLAPPLVLVSRVFRPVIWTLNALANAVLRLCRVEPKDEATSTYTLDEVAGIVEQSTREGVLDDSTGALSNAFEFTALKVHDVEVPIERIVALPRASATPDAVQRALVEHGYSRYILTDADGEPAGFVHLKDVMDLSGGPAETEPFPDKRVRRLASVLRDSDLEDGLATMRRQGVHVARSVDREGHATGILFLEDVIEELVGQVDDATSRHEADALG encoded by the coding sequence GTGGGTGAGTACGCCCCGGGCCTGGTCGCGCTGGTCGTGCTGCTGGCCGTCAACGCCTTCTTCGTCGGCGCGGAGTTCGCCGTGATCTCGGCGCGCCGCTCCCAGGTCGAGCCACGCGCCGAGGCCGGCAGCAAGGCCGCGCGCACCGCGCTCTACGCCATGGAGCACGCGACGCTGATGCTGGCGACGAGCCAGCTCGGCATCACCGTCGCCTCGCTGCTGATCCTCAACGTCTCCGAGCCCGCCATCCACCACCTGCTGGAGATCCCGCTCGGGCTCACCGGGCTCGGCGTGGACGTCATCAGCGTGCTCGCCTTCGTCGTCGCGCTGGTGCTGGTGACCTTCCTGCACGTGGTCTTCGGCGAGATGGTGCCCAAGAACCTCTCGTTCTCGGTGCCCGATCGCGCGGTGCTGCTGCTGGCCCCGCCGCTGGTGCTGGTGTCGCGGGTCTTCCGCCCGGTCATCTGGACGTTGAACGCGCTGGCCAACGCGGTCCTGCGGCTGTGCCGCGTCGAACCCAAGGACGAGGCGACCAGCACGTACACCCTCGACGAGGTCGCCGGGATCGTCGAGCAGTCGACCCGCGAGGGCGTGCTGGACGACTCGACCGGGGCCCTCAGCAACGCCTTCGAATTCACGGCCCTTAAGGTCCACGACGTCGAGGTGCCGATCGAGCGGATCGTGGCCCTGCCGCGGGCCAGCGCGACCCCGGACGCCGTGCAGCGCGCGCTCGTCGAGCACGGCTACTCGCGCTACATCCTCACCGACGCCGACGGGGAGCCGGCCGGCTTCGTGCACCTCAAGGACGTCATGGACCTGTCCGGCGGCCCGGCCGAGACCGAGCCCTTCCCCGACAAGCGCGTACGCCGGCTGGCCTCGGTGCTGCGCGACTCCGACCTCGAGGACGGGCTGGCCACCATGCGCCGCCAGGGCGTGCACGTCGCGCGCTCGGTGGACCGCGAGGGTCACGCGACCGGCATCCTCTTCCTCGAGGACGTCATCGAAGAGCTCGTCGGCCAGGTCGACGACGCCACCAGCCGGCACGAGGCGGACGCCCTAGGTTGA
- a CDS encoding phosphotransferase — protein sequence MEASELERAKAAAVSAATSLGLDVDDAVVLFASNRLALRLTPGDVLARVSSGGHATARLELDRARRLAAAGCPVGVPHPRVPPQVHERDGFALTFWTYHDQTGRDVPAEDYAAALARLHAGLRSVDLPAPRFTDRVEEARQVVSDPDLSPDLADADRVLLVGRLTDLRRRIDGLGTAEQLVHGEPHPGNVLATEQGPVLIDLETLCLGPVELDLAHAPESVCAHYPGLDPELLTACRQLVMAVIAAWRWRVDDDFPDREHWRHALLAALREGSGWPVGPVDPTGFR from the coding sequence GTGGAGGCGTCGGAGCTCGAGCGCGCGAAGGCGGCGGCCGTGTCGGCCGCGACCTCGCTCGGTCTCGACGTCGACGACGCGGTGGTCCTCTTCGCCTCGAACCGGCTGGCCCTGCGTCTCACCCCGGGTGACGTCCTCGCCAGGGTCTCGTCCGGCGGGCACGCGACGGCCCGGCTCGAGCTGGACCGGGCCCGGCGGCTCGCGGCCGCCGGCTGCCCGGTCGGCGTCCCGCACCCCCGGGTGCCCCCGCAGGTGCACGAGCGCGACGGCTTCGCGCTGACCTTCTGGACCTACCACGACCAGACGGGGCGCGACGTCCCGGCCGAGGACTACGCCGCAGCCCTGGCGCGGTTGCACGCAGGCCTCCGTTCAGTCGACCTGCCCGCGCCCCGCTTCACCGACCGGGTCGAGGAGGCCCGGCAGGTGGTGTCGGACCCGGACCTCTCGCCGGACCTCGCCGACGCGGACCGGGTGCTGCTCGTCGGTCGCCTCACCGACCTGCGCCGGAGGATCGACGGGCTCGGGACGGCGGAGCAGCTGGTCCACGGCGAGCCCCACCCCGGCAACGTGCTCGCCACCGAGCAGGGGCCGGTCCTCATCGACCTCGAGACCCTCTGCCTCGGTCCCGTCGAGCTGGACCTGGCGCACGCGCCGGAGTCCGTGTGCGCGCACTACCCCGGGCTCGATCCGGAGCTGCTGACCGCCTGCCGGCAGCTCGTGATGGCCGTCATCGCCGCCTGGCGGTGGCGGGTGGACGACGACTTCCCGGACCGCGAGCACTGGAGGCACGCGCTCCTGGCTGCCCTGCGCGAGGGGTCGGGCTGGCCGGTCGGACCGGTCGATCCGACCGGCTTCCGTTGA
- a CDS encoding RbsD/FucU family protein, translating to MISHTLVHPEILSALASAGHGSTVLVADANYPFRTVVGPNATVVYLNLRPGLVGAEDVLEALVSAVVVESAAVMVPGDGPEPEIFAGFRRLLPGLELTELDRQAFYAASRSDDLALLVATGEQRVFSNVLLTLGVVGA from the coding sequence ATGATCAGCCACACGCTCGTGCACCCCGAGATCCTGTCCGCGCTCGCCTCGGCGGGCCACGGCTCGACGGTGCTCGTCGCCGACGCCAACTACCCCTTCCGCACGGTCGTCGGGCCGAACGCGACGGTCGTCTACCTGAACCTCCGCCCCGGGCTCGTCGGGGCGGAGGACGTGCTCGAGGCGCTGGTGAGCGCGGTCGTCGTGGAGTCCGCGGCGGTGATGGTGCCCGGCGACGGGCCGGAGCCGGAGATCTTCGCGGGCTTCCGCCGGCTGCTGCCGGGCCTGGAGCTGACCGAGCTCGACCGGCAGGCGTTCTACGCGGCCAGCCGCTCCGACGACCTCGCCCTGCTCGTGGCGACGGGGGAGCAGCGCGTCTTCTCCAACGTGCTGCTGACCCTGGGTGTCGTCGGGGCCTGA
- a CDS encoding vWA domain-containing protein: MADFSATVYQNEFLPEGGTDVNAIVTLTCTAAGTAADPGSDGAGGAGEIIIVDTSGSMGRTRLEAAKQAADAAIDQIADGTWFAVVAGTHQAYLAYPAVRTGTGMTVMDPARRYQAHQAVQQFRADGGTAMGTWLTLAARLFDSVRTPAGAPLVKRHAILLTDGENHNETPEQLSAAIAGVAGRFQCDCRGVGVDWQVAEVRRLAQALLGTVDIVPEPDQLRAEFAGLMQASMARGVAAADLRVWTPQGAQLLFVRQVSPSVEDLTARRTDVNALTGAYPTGSWGDESRDYHVAVRLSAKSLGQEQLAARVQLAVGPDVVAQGLVKARWSDDEGLTTRINAEVAHYTGQTELADAIQQGLAAKAAGDDATATTRLGRAVQLAEATGNAEATTRLRKVVDIDDPETGTVRLRRDVQKADEMALDTASTKTTRIR, from the coding sequence ATGGCGGACTTCTCCGCGACCGTCTACCAGAACGAGTTCCTGCCCGAGGGCGGCACGGACGTGAACGCGATCGTCACCCTCACGTGCACCGCGGCCGGCACCGCCGCCGACCCCGGGTCCGACGGCGCGGGAGGGGCGGGCGAGATCATCATCGTCGACACCTCCGGCTCCATGGGCCGTACGCGGCTGGAGGCGGCCAAGCAGGCGGCCGACGCCGCGATCGACCAGATCGCCGACGGGACCTGGTTCGCGGTGGTCGCCGGGACGCACCAGGCCTACCTCGCCTACCCCGCCGTGCGGACCGGCACCGGGATGACCGTGATGGACCCGGCCCGGCGCTACCAGGCGCACCAGGCGGTGCAGCAGTTCCGGGCCGACGGCGGCACGGCGATGGGCACCTGGCTGACGCTGGCCGCGCGGCTCTTCGACTCCGTGCGGACGCCCGCCGGCGCACCCCTGGTCAAGCGGCACGCGATCCTGCTCACCGACGGCGAGAACCACAACGAGACGCCCGAGCAGCTGAGCGCGGCGATCGCCGGGGTCGCGGGCCGCTTCCAGTGCGACTGCCGCGGCGTCGGCGTCGACTGGCAGGTCGCCGAGGTCCGCCGCCTCGCCCAGGCCCTGCTCGGCACCGTCGACATCGTGCCGGAGCCGGACCAGCTGCGCGCCGAGTTCGCCGGGCTCATGCAGGCCTCGATGGCCCGCGGCGTCGCCGCCGCCGACCTGCGGGTCTGGACCCCGCAGGGTGCGCAGCTGCTGTTCGTGCGCCAGGTGTCGCCCTCGGTGGAGGACCTGACGGCGCGGCGGACCGACGTCAACGCGCTCACCGGCGCCTACCCGACCGGGTCGTGGGGCGACGAGTCCCGCGACTACCACGTGGCCGTCCGGCTGAGCGCGAAGTCGCTCGGCCAGGAGCAGCTGGCCGCCCGCGTGCAGCTCGCCGTCGGGCCGGACGTGGTCGCGCAGGGCCTGGTCAAGGCCCGCTGGTCCGACGACGAGGGCCTGACCACCCGCATCAACGCCGAGGTCGCGCACTACACGGGCCAGACCGAGCTCGCCGACGCGATCCAGCAGGGCCTGGCGGCCAAGGCCGCGGGCGACGACGCCACGGCGACGACCCGGCTCGGGCGCGCCGTGCAGCTCGCCGAGGCCACCGGCAACGCGGAGGCCACGACCCGGCTCCGCAAGGTCGTCGACATCGACGACCCGGAGACGGGCACCGTACGGCTGCGGCGCGACGTGCAGAAGGCCGACGAGATGGCGCTCGACACCGCCTCCACCAAGACGACGAGGATCAGGTGA
- a CDS encoding endo-1,4-beta-xylanase: MPRRTTAALLGLALVSPLLLSSSAVAAPVRRVAPYDLDGDGHPEQVVGAPGLQVGTAKGAGGLVVLPASTKGLSTAGWTITQASAGVAGEPVADGHFASAVASADFDHDGYADLAVGATGEVGTVTLLHGSSKGLTGARSTVLRRAGDAGPDGFGASLVAADLDGDGWADLAVGAPYADPVEVPAEDHGASGSVTVLQGGPAGFSTARSSVLHGRRSGTDRDLLFGSSLATGDVDGDRRSDLVVASRGLAAGDGHAHAGSVTVCPAGGGCVPVPSSRGYPGLASLAVGDVSGFGRDEVVVGLVPAPGARSTEGGRVVTLAFSGTGAGLRAKETVLTRSTKGVPGSNHAGDDFGAALALGDVDRDGFADLLVGAPGEAVGGRRDAGRVTLVLGGRKGYRTSGNKAYDQDTRGVPGSAETRDRFGATVSLLDHDADGRLDLTVGAPGENGSGAVTTLDGSGAGLTTRGARTFGLERSGSSTPADAAFGAVLGGSPADPLLARRSVVDLLRQDWRHVPGVVGDGTRLRVRSTGKSIVEQDGGGGRPNPPVLLGTHLVAPEDFAVSVSFADVTADASLSVQDSPPVVADEFRIEPAGVRLTLRGDDLRVSVFDGSPRQDVRDPRPTQEEHVRLADPAAELSVRRSGDRLEIASGGRTVASLPRGDVFGSGRLWLGLSSEEGSFTVGSFTAAAPGGSTLAAAGPASARAQPSSAGLQALATRARPGFLVGAAVAPGPLAADADYADAFVSGFGALTPENVMKPQALSPRRGEYTFEEADALLDLARSKGVAVHGHTIAFSEAMPRWMQELPSGTEEERRASAAALLDYVTTVVTHFQGRLASLDVLNEPFDVDQGTSLQENTWYRVFGPGYPAVVSKAVHDADPDVRQFINENGADVPGPRQDALLRLARDTNAQGGHIAGVGLQAHVYDRGTDAISADDLATTFRNVGRAGLVARISENDVTDAEGRKAQASQFATVLKGCLRSTVCVSYTTWGVDDRYDWWLDDDGDLHQGHDLLFDGGKPTPAYDAVRKVLAG, from the coding sequence GTGCCTCGTCGTACCACCGCCGCGCTGCTCGGCCTCGCGCTGGTGTCGCCCCTGCTGCTGAGCAGCTCCGCGGTCGCCGCACCGGTCCGCCGGGTCGCGCCGTACGACCTGGACGGCGACGGCCACCCCGAGCAGGTGGTGGGTGCGCCGGGCCTGCAGGTCGGGACGGCGAAGGGCGCCGGTGGGCTCGTCGTGCTGCCCGCGTCGACGAAGGGGCTGTCGACCGCCGGCTGGACGATCACCCAGGCCAGTGCCGGTGTGGCCGGGGAGCCGGTCGCCGACGGCCACTTCGCGTCGGCGGTGGCGAGCGCCGACTTCGACCACGACGGCTACGCCGATCTCGCCGTGGGCGCGACGGGGGAGGTGGGCACCGTCACCCTGCTGCACGGCTCGTCGAAGGGTCTGACGGGGGCCCGGTCGACCGTCCTGCGGCGGGCCGGCGACGCCGGGCCGGACGGCTTCGGGGCGTCGCTCGTGGCCGCGGACCTCGACGGCGACGGCTGGGCCGACCTCGCGGTGGGAGCCCCGTACGCCGACCCCGTGGAGGTCCCCGCCGAGGACCACGGCGCGAGCGGCTCGGTCACCGTGCTGCAGGGTGGTCCCGCCGGCTTCTCGACAGCGCGGTCCAGCGTCCTGCACGGGAGGCGGAGCGGCACCGACCGGGACCTGCTCTTCGGCTCCTCGCTCGCGACCGGGGACGTCGACGGCGACCGCCGCTCCGACCTGGTCGTGGCCTCGCGGGGGCTCGCGGCCGGCGACGGGCACGCCCACGCGGGTTCCGTGACCGTGTGCCCGGCGGGCGGCGGCTGCGTACCCGTGCCGTCATCGCGCGGCTACCCGGGACTGGCGTCCCTCGCGGTCGGCGACGTCTCGGGATTCGGGCGCGACGAGGTCGTCGTCGGCCTCGTGCCCGCCCCTGGCGCTCGGTCGACGGAGGGCGGGCGCGTCGTGACCCTCGCGTTCTCGGGCACCGGCGCCGGGCTGCGGGCGAAGGAGACGGTGCTGACCCGGTCGACGAAGGGGGTCCCCGGCAGCAACCACGCGGGCGACGACTTCGGTGCGGCCCTGGCGCTGGGCGACGTGGATCGCGACGGCTTCGCCGACCTGCTCGTCGGCGCTCCGGGGGAGGCGGTCGGCGGTCGGCGCGACGCCGGTCGGGTGACGCTCGTCCTCGGCGGCCGGAAGGGCTACCGCACCAGCGGGAACAAGGCCTACGACCAGGACACCAGGGGCGTCCCGGGCTCGGCGGAGACCAGGGACCGCTTCGGCGCGACGGTCTCCCTGCTCGACCACGACGCCGACGGACGCCTCGACCTCACCGTCGGCGCGCCGGGCGAGAACGGCAGCGGTGCGGTCACGACCCTCGACGGCTCCGGCGCGGGCCTCACGACGAGAGGCGCGAGGACCTTCGGGCTCGAAAGGAGCGGGTCGTCGACCCCGGCCGATGCTGCCTTCGGTGCGGTGCTTGGCGGCAGCCCGGCCGACCCGCTGCTCGCGCGCCGCAGCGTCGTCGACCTGCTGCGGCAGGACTGGCGGCACGTGCCCGGGGTCGTCGGGGACGGCACCCGCCTGCGGGTGCGGTCGACCGGGAAGAGCATCGTCGAGCAGGACGGCGGGGGAGGCCGACCGAACCCGCCGGTCCTCCTGGGCACCCACCTGGTGGCGCCCGAGGACTTCGCGGTCAGCGTCTCGTTCGCGGACGTGACCGCCGACGCCAGCCTGAGCGTCCAGGACAGCCCGCCGGTCGTCGCCGACGAGTTCCGCATCGAGCCGGCCGGGGTGCGGCTGACACTCCGCGGGGACGACCTGCGCGTCTCGGTCTTCGACGGCTCGCCCCGGCAGGACGTCCGGGACCCGCGCCCGACGCAGGAGGAGCACGTGCGGCTCGCCGACCCGGCGGCCGAGCTGTCGGTCCGGCGCTCCGGCGACCGGCTCGAGATCGCCAGCGGCGGCCGGACGGTCGCCTCTCTCCCGCGCGGCGACGTCTTCGGATCCGGCCGGCTCTGGCTGGGGCTGTCGAGCGAGGAGGGCTCGTTCACCGTCGGCTCCTTCACCGCCGCGGCGCCGGGTGGCTCGACCCTGGCCGCCGCCGGACCCGCATCGGCCCGCGCGCAACCGTCCTCGGCCGGGCTGCAGGCCCTCGCCACCCGTGCGCGTCCTGGTTTTCTCGTCGGGGCGGCGGTGGCGCCGGGTCCGCTCGCCGCGGACGCGGACTACGCCGACGCCTTCGTGAGTGGGTTCGGCGCGCTCACCCCGGAGAACGTCATGAAGCCGCAGGCGCTGTCGCCGCGCCGGGGCGAGTACACCTTCGAGGAGGCCGACGCCCTCCTCGACCTCGCGCGGAGCAAGGGCGTCGCGGTGCACGGGCACACGATCGCCTTCAGCGAGGCGATGCCGCGCTGGATGCAGGAGCTGCCCTCCGGCACCGAGGAGGAGCGCCGCGCCAGCGCCGCGGCCCTGCTCGACTACGTGACCACCGTGGTGACGCACTTCCAGGGCCGGCTCGCCTCGCTCGACGTGCTCAACGAACCGTTCGACGTCGACCAGGGGACGAGCCTGCAGGAGAACACCTGGTACCGCGTCTTCGGGCCCGGCTACCCGGCCGTCGTCTCGAAGGCCGTGCACGACGCGGACCCGGACGTGCGGCAGTTCATCAACGAGAACGGTGCCGACGTCCCCGGTCCCCGCCAGGACGCCCTGCTCCGCCTCGCCCGCGACACGAACGCGCAGGGCGGCCACATCGCCGGCGTGGGCCTGCAGGCGCACGTCTACGACCGCGGCACCGACGCCATCTCCGCCGACGACCTCGCCACGACGTTCAGGAACGTCGGGAGAGCCGGGCTGGTCGCCCGGATCTCCGAGAACGACGTCACCGACGCCGAGGGCCGGAAGGCGCAGGCGTCACAGTTCGCCACGGTCCTCAAGGGGTGCCTGCGCTCGACGGTCTGCGTCTCGTACACGACGTGGGGGGTCGACGACCGCTACGACTGGTGGCTCGACGACGACGGCGACCTGCACCAGGGCCACGACCTGCTGTTCGACGGCGGGAAGCCGACGCCCGCGTACGACGCGGTGCGGAAGGTGCTGGCGGGCTGA
- a CDS encoding ferritin-like fold-containing protein yields MSDAAADARPEPTAGTVDLLGAIAYGALTAFERLAQDGAGAPTLADKVTLATMAGRQVDHLERVRDRLAELGADVMSAMAPFHRAFDDFHAHTRPKDWLEGLMWVYVGSGFADDFYAEVAQQVDDTTRALVEDVLSDAGHEDFVVEHVRAGIDADPRVAGRLALWGRRLVGEALSQAQRVAMEREGLTSLLMGDGGVDVVAVNRSFSRLIEHHAARMRRLGLQP; encoded by the coding sequence ATGTCAGACGCAGCGGCGGACGCCCGGCCCGAGCCGACGGCCGGGACGGTGGACCTGCTCGGCGCGATCGCGTACGGGGCGCTCACGGCCTTCGAGCGGCTGGCGCAGGACGGGGCCGGGGCACCGACCCTCGCCGACAAGGTGACGCTGGCGACGATGGCCGGGCGGCAGGTCGACCACCTCGAGCGGGTGCGGGACCGGCTGGCCGAGCTCGGCGCCGACGTGATGAGCGCGATGGCGCCGTTCCACCGCGCCTTCGACGACTTCCACGCCCACACCCGGCCGAAGGACTGGCTGGAGGGGCTGATGTGGGTCTACGTCGGCAGCGGGTTCGCCGACGACTTCTACGCCGAGGTCGCCCAGCAGGTCGACGACACCACGCGGGCCCTGGTCGAGGACGTCCTCTCCGACGCCGGGCACGAGGACTTCGTCGTCGAGCACGTGCGGGCGGGCATCGACGCGGACCCCCGGGTCGCCGGCCGGCTCGCGCTGTGGGGCCGGCGGCTGGTGGGCGAGGCGCTCAGCCAGGCCCAGCGCGTCGCGATGGAGCGGGAGGGCCTGACCTCGCTGCTGATGGGCGACGGCGGTGTCGACGTGGTCGCGGTCAACCGGAGCTTCTCCCGGTTGATCGAGCACCACGCCGCCCGCATGCGGCGCCTCGGCCTGCAGCCCTGA
- a CDS encoding DUF3107 domain-containing protein gives MEIKIGIQYVNREVTVETDESAADVEKAFGEAVSGGSVLTLTDNRGRKVMVPGDKIAYIELGEENARRVGFGI, from the coding sequence GTGGAGATCAAGATCGGCATCCAGTACGTCAACCGCGAGGTCACCGTCGAGACCGACGAGAGCGCGGCCGACGTGGAGAAGGCCTTCGGCGAGGCCGTCTCGGGCGGCTCGGTGCTGACGCTCACCGACAACCGGGGCCGCAAGGTCATGGTCCCCGGCGACAAGATCGCCTACATCGAGCTCGGCGAGGAGAACGCGCGGCGGGTCGGCTTCGGCATCTGA